Proteins from a genomic interval of Euwallacea fornicatus isolate EFF26 chromosome 37, ASM4011564v1, whole genome shotgun sequence:
- the LOC136349376 gene encoding uncharacterized protein encodes MSACSLICDVCGKEIPSFPCGLRELQRHQKFAHQSWGPSKRPNIKCQEEGCPFWCYKLKAFRSHLENDHSLKQEMEELWFRDSREFELWKSSEELQTSSRWVRTGGKTDKLVTIHYYCHRTGRVRLTSKRKKQNLNSCKLNNYCTSTISLINSPQGIKVHYYPIHYGHDSQLNSTSLSVDVKDVIALELMKGKSVSEVFSALKGSNIVEVTRKHVHAIAVEYGIKDFSLKSELGQKRSTIKQNHIIAANACDMLVVKLENEWKVKSSQGVFTVKLVHDSCRCKVKCPRCLVCMHAYSCTCEHYLAGQNMCEHIHKVCLMLPQVETCPEEPMENHVSREEVRNNAQSILNLCDQGEGSNADWESVNNLLKQAIDFITKPRILNGDNDNTNIVADDNLLLIGPTATDDLTEDHGSTYSLLAMATTYTD; translated from the exons ATGAGTGCTTGCTCCCTTATTTGCGATGTCTGCGGCAAGGAAATACCCTCATTTCCCTGCGGGCTCAGAGAGTTGCAGAGACATCAAAAGTTTGCTCATCAATCTTGGGGCCCCTCAAAGCGTCCTAATATAAAATGTCAGGAAGAAGGATGCCCGTTCTGGTGCTACAAGTTAAAGGCGTTTCGCAGCCATCTAGAAAACGATCATAGTCTAAAGCAAGAGATGGAAGAGCTTTGGTTTCGGGACTCAAGAG AATTTGAGCTATGGAAATCATCGGAGGAATTGCAAACTTCAAGTAGATGGGTGCGAACAGGAGGTAAAACTGACAAACTAGTGACCATACATTATTACTGCCACCGGACTGGTAGGGTTCGCTTAACTTCCAAAAGGAAAAAGCAGAATTTAAACTCTTGCAAATTAAACAACTACTGTACCTCCACTATATCTTTAATCAATTCTCCACAAGGCATTAAAGTGCATTATTACCCAATACATTATGGTCACGACTCTCAGCTAAACTCCACATCACTAAGTGTGGATGTGAAGGATGTAATTGCATTAGAGCTAATGAAGGGCAAGTCAGTTTCTGAAGTCTTTAGTGCCCTTAAAGGAAGCAATATTGTCGAAGTTACTAGGAAGCATGTACATGCAATTGCAGTAGAATATGGCATAAAGGATTTTAGTTTGAAGAGCGAATTAGGTCAGAAACGAAGCACCATTAAACAGAATCATATAATAGCAGCAAATGCCTGTGATATGCTTGTAGTCAAGTTGGAAAATGAATGGAAAGTCAAATCATCTCAAGGAGTTTTTACAGTAAAATTGGTTCATGACAGTTGCAGGTGTAAAGTGAAATGCCCTCGTTGTTTAGTGTGTATGCATGCATATTCATGCACTTGTGAGCATTATTTAGCTgggcaaaatatgtgtgagCATATCCATAAAGTATGCTTAATGCTGCCACAAGTTGAAACTTGCCCTGAGGAACCTATGGAGAATCATGTTAGTCGAGAGGAGGTGCGAAATAACGCCCAAAGTATTCTCAATTTGTGTGACCAGGGAGAAGGTAGTAATGCAGATTGGGAATCTGTGAACAATCTCTTGAAGCAGGCAAttgatttcattacaaaacCGCGGATTTTAAATGGAGATAACGACAATACCAACATTGTGGCTGACGATAATTTACTGTTAATCGGGCCTACGGCTACTGATGATTTGACAGAAGATCATGGGAGCACCTATTCATTATTGGCCATGGCAACTACTTATACTGATTAA
- the Snrk gene encoding SNF-related serine/threonine-protein kinase isoform X1 — MQRRLHRIGGSATSNGSSDLPGSLLRTYDGKIAGLYDLEETLGRGHFAVVKLARHVFTGEKVAVKVIDKSKLDEVSKAHLFQEVRCMKLVQHPNVVRLYEVIDTATKLYLILEWGDGGDLYEYIIRHEQGLPENKAKDYFRQIVRAIAYCHQLHVVHRDLKPENVVFFKKLGAVKLTDFGFSNKFCPGQKLETSCGSLAYSAPEILLGDSYDAPAVDVWSLGVILYMLVCGQAPFQEANDSETLTMIMDCKYNVPPHVSPECRDLISQMLVRNPEKRATLTEISSHPWLSSCLVEDNSASDTMALPLISREHLSEDDHNFIVQKIVNGNIATKEEVQECLDKNEYNHITATYYLLAERKLRAKRVDVASKNKRPENLGVSKNMGPPKRENGTGAANSGLLNVPRTPGDLPQRSRKCSIVQEDEEEEDISSCSGREELGPPLNRRGSRSEGRLNLALQERLAETERRKPPSIASVSKVRPCPLIRKHNFTYFFQKPLEQKWQPAKSSSLCERSEETDLIPTTIITDSSTITIPIITTSAPLDCVAAPKYKTMPSPTRSSTGSGALQLNEIFEEGAEADAQRAHSAARFVKRIPYEQRRSKFHKSRTASCSSSDASDDDSEKRKKRAHKLNPTPTKPIQNRRDSYDDSSDSQEPGTGAGTGGANRQTLDPVSSDKSGGGTTGGGQNDNGGGTHNDGGRKNAANGPVTIGRRHKAGRRRSGETRLRESQSLNRITEVQEDNTHALVISTTVVATTPKVKGIGARILQGLSMSGKKQPVEHVSRKDTVKSCGESGDAASHKLAQADKKKLRLLGKYFQVHKKLCIPLPVLFNKNARLYKAQSCGSLVRDKVNSGNANKTEPTLRCRQRAVSVFRNSMGMEDFDRNPKDARRKSATVVQLNNVCNELTGMCAIHLEQTSKCSFC; from the exons ATGCAGCGCAGACTACATCGAATAGGGGGCTCTGCCACCAGTAATGGCTCGTCGGACCTGCCGGGATCATTGCTCAG AACGTACGACGGCAAAATAGCAGGGCTCTACGACTTGGAAGAGACGTTGGGCCGGGGCCATTTCGCCGTGGTTAAGCTGGCCAGACACGTCTTCACCGGCGAGAAAGTGGCGGTGAAAGTGATTGACAAGAGCAAACTGGACGAGGTATCCAAGGCGCACCTCTTCCAGGAGGTACGCTGCATGAAGCTGGTGCAGCACCCCAACGTAGTGCGACTTTATGAGGTGATTGACACCGCCACCAAACTGTACCTGATCCTCGAGTGGGGCGACGGGGGAGATTTGTACGAGTACATCATCAGGCACGAGCAGGGACTCCCCGAGAACAAGGCTAAAGACTACTTCCGGCAGATAGTCCGGGCCATCGCGTATTGTCATCAGTTGCATGTGGTGCACCGCGATTTGAAGCCCGAAAACGTGGTTTTCTTCAAGAAATTGGGCGCGGTCAAGCTCACGGATTTTGGCTTTAGTAACAAGTTCTGTCCGGGACAGAAACTGGAGACTTCCTGCGGCAGTCTTGCATATTCAGCACCGGAGATTCTGTTAGGAGATTCCTATGATGCCCCTGCAGTGG ATGTTTGGTCGTTGGGGGTGATTCTCTATATGTTGGTGTGCGGACAAGCGCCTTTTCAGGAGGCCAACGATTCTGAGACTTTGACTATGATTATGGATTGCAAGTACAACGTGCCCCCGCACGTCTCCCCAGAGTGTCGGGA CCTTATTTCTCAAATGTTGGTCCGCAATCCAGAGAAACGCGCCACGTTGACGGAAATCTCCAGTCATCCCTGGCTGTCGTCCTGCCTCGTTGAGGACAACAGTGCGTCAGACACCATGGCATTGCCGCTCATATCTCGCGAGCATCTCTCGGAAGACGACCACAACTTTATAGTGCAAAAAATAGTGAACGGCAACATTGCCACCAAAGAGGAGGTCCAAGAGTGTCTAGATAAGAACGAGTACAACCACATTACGGCCACTTACTATTTGCTGGCAGAACGTAAGCTGAGAGCGAAAAGGGTGGACGTGGCCAGCAAGAACAAGAGGCCGGAGAATTTGGGAGTTTCGAAGAACATGGGCCCACCCAAGAGGGAAAATGGCACCGGGGCTGCCAATTCCGGGTTGCTGAATGTGCCCAGGACTCCCGGGGATTTACCTCAG AGGTCGCGCAAATGCAGCATAGTCCAAGAGGACGAGGAAGAAGAAGACATATCCTCCTGCTCGGGCAGGGAAGAATTGGGTCCCCCACTGAACCGAAGAGGCTCTCGCTCAGAAGGGCGACTAAACCTCGCTCTGCAAGAGCGGCTGGCTGAAACAGAGAGGCGTAAACCTCCCTCAATAGCCTCTGTCAGCAAGGTTAGACCTTGTCCTTTGATAAGAAAACACAACTTCACGTACTTCTTTCAGAAGCCACTCGAGCAAAAATGGCAACCAGCGAAGAGTTCCAGCCTCTGCGAACGTAGTGAGGAAACAGACCTCATTCCAACAACAATAATCACGGACTCCTCCACAATCACTATACCGATAATCACAACTAGTGCCCCCCTGGACTGCGTCGCCGCCCCTAAATACAAGACGATGCCCTCGCCCACCAGAAGCAGCACGG GTTCCGGGGCGCTGCAACTCAACGAAATCTTCGAGGAAGGCGCAGAGGCGGACGCCCAGAGAGCACACTCGGCGGCGCGCTTTGTTAAGCGGATTCCATACGAACAGAGGCGTAGCAAGTTCCACAAGTCAAGGACCGCCTCATGCAGCTCATCAGATGCGAGCGATGATGACAGCGAGAAGAGGAAGAAAAGGGCGCATAAATTGAATCCCACGCCCACCAAACCGATACAGAACCGGCGTGACAGCTACGACGACAGTAGCGACTCACAG GAACCCGGCACTGGGGCGGGCACCGGTGGCGCCAACCGCCAGACTCTTGATCCAGTTTCGAGCGATAAAAGCGGGGGTGGCACCACCGGAGGCGGACAGAATGATAATGGCGGCGGCACCCATAACGATGGTGGCCGCAAAAATGCCGCTAATGGCCCGGTGACCATAGGAAGGCGGCACAAGGCCGGCAGACGAAGAAGCGGCGAAACGAGGCTCAGAGAGAGTCAATCATTGAATCGTATCACCGAGGTGCAAGAAGACAACACTCATGCCTTGGTCATTTCCACCACCGTGGTGGCGACCACGCCCAAGGTCAAGGGAATCGGCGCGCGTATTCTGCAGGGCCTGTCCATGTCTGGCAAGAAACAACCGGTCGAACACGTGTCCAGGAAGGATACAGTCAAGAGTTGCGGTGAAAGCGGAGATGCTGCAAGCCACAAACTTGCTCAGGCTGATAAGAAGAAGCTGCGCCTCTTGGGCAAATATTTCCAG GTCCATAAGAAGCTCTGCATTCCGCTACCGGTGCTGTTTAATAAGAACGCTCGGCTTTATAAAGCACAGTCATGTGGCTCTTTGGTGCGCGACAAAGTAAACAGTGGCAACGCTAACAAGACGGAACCGACGTTGCGCTGCAGACAACGTGCTGTCAGTGTCTTCCGCAACAGCATGGGCATGGAGGACTTTGACCGTAACCCGAAGGACGCGCGGCGCAAATCCGCCACTGTTGTTCAGCTGAATAATGTGTGTAACGAGTTGACCGGCATGTGCGCTATCCACCTGGAACAGACCTCCAAGTGCAGTTTCTGTTGA
- the Snrk gene encoding SNF-related serine/threonine-protein kinase isoform X2, with product MQRRLHRIGGSATSNGSSDLPGSLLRTYDGKIAGLYDLEETLGRGHFAVVKLARHVFTGEKVAVKVIDKSKLDEVSKAHLFQEVRCMKLVQHPNVVRLYEVIDTATKLYLILEWGDGGDLYEYIIRHEQGLPENKAKDYFRQIVRAIAYCHQLHVVHRDLKPENVVFFKKLGAVKLTDFGFSNKFCPGQKLETSCGSLAYSAPEILLGDSYDAPAVDVWSLGVILYMLVCGQAPFQEANDSETLTMIMDCKYNVPPHVSPECRDLISQMLVRNPEKRATLTEISSHPWLSSCLVEDNSASDTMALPLISREHLSEDDHNFIVQKIVNGNIATKEEVQECLDKNEYNHITATYYLLAERKLRAKRVDVASKNKRPENLGVSKNMGPPKRENGTGAANSGLLNVPRTPGDLPQRSRKCSIVQEDEEEEDISSCSGREELGPPLNRRGSRSEGRLNLALQERLAETERRKPPSIASVSKKPLEQKWQPAKSSSLCERSEETDLIPTTIITDSSTITIPIITTSAPLDCVAAPKYKTMPSPTRSSTGSGALQLNEIFEEGAEADAQRAHSAARFVKRIPYEQRRSKFHKSRTASCSSSDASDDDSEKRKKRAHKLNPTPTKPIQNRRDSYDDSSDSQEPGTGAGTGGANRQTLDPVSSDKSGGGTTGGGQNDNGGGTHNDGGRKNAANGPVTIGRRHKAGRRRSGETRLRESQSLNRITEVQEDNTHALVISTTVVATTPKVKGIGARILQGLSMSGKKQPVEHVSRKDTVKSCGESGDAASHKLAQADKKKLRLLGKYFQVHKKLCIPLPVLFNKNARLYKAQSCGSLVRDKVNSGNANKTEPTLRCRQRAVSVFRNSMGMEDFDRNPKDARRKSATVVQLNNVCNELTGMCAIHLEQTSKCSFC from the exons ATGCAGCGCAGACTACATCGAATAGGGGGCTCTGCCACCAGTAATGGCTCGTCGGACCTGCCGGGATCATTGCTCAG AACGTACGACGGCAAAATAGCAGGGCTCTACGACTTGGAAGAGACGTTGGGCCGGGGCCATTTCGCCGTGGTTAAGCTGGCCAGACACGTCTTCACCGGCGAGAAAGTGGCGGTGAAAGTGATTGACAAGAGCAAACTGGACGAGGTATCCAAGGCGCACCTCTTCCAGGAGGTACGCTGCATGAAGCTGGTGCAGCACCCCAACGTAGTGCGACTTTATGAGGTGATTGACACCGCCACCAAACTGTACCTGATCCTCGAGTGGGGCGACGGGGGAGATTTGTACGAGTACATCATCAGGCACGAGCAGGGACTCCCCGAGAACAAGGCTAAAGACTACTTCCGGCAGATAGTCCGGGCCATCGCGTATTGTCATCAGTTGCATGTGGTGCACCGCGATTTGAAGCCCGAAAACGTGGTTTTCTTCAAGAAATTGGGCGCGGTCAAGCTCACGGATTTTGGCTTTAGTAACAAGTTCTGTCCGGGACAGAAACTGGAGACTTCCTGCGGCAGTCTTGCATATTCAGCACCGGAGATTCTGTTAGGAGATTCCTATGATGCCCCTGCAGTGG ATGTTTGGTCGTTGGGGGTGATTCTCTATATGTTGGTGTGCGGACAAGCGCCTTTTCAGGAGGCCAACGATTCTGAGACTTTGACTATGATTATGGATTGCAAGTACAACGTGCCCCCGCACGTCTCCCCAGAGTGTCGGGA CCTTATTTCTCAAATGTTGGTCCGCAATCCAGAGAAACGCGCCACGTTGACGGAAATCTCCAGTCATCCCTGGCTGTCGTCCTGCCTCGTTGAGGACAACAGTGCGTCAGACACCATGGCATTGCCGCTCATATCTCGCGAGCATCTCTCGGAAGACGACCACAACTTTATAGTGCAAAAAATAGTGAACGGCAACATTGCCACCAAAGAGGAGGTCCAAGAGTGTCTAGATAAGAACGAGTACAACCACATTACGGCCACTTACTATTTGCTGGCAGAACGTAAGCTGAGAGCGAAAAGGGTGGACGTGGCCAGCAAGAACAAGAGGCCGGAGAATTTGGGAGTTTCGAAGAACATGGGCCCACCCAAGAGGGAAAATGGCACCGGGGCTGCCAATTCCGGGTTGCTGAATGTGCCCAGGACTCCCGGGGATTTACCTCAG AGGTCGCGCAAATGCAGCATAGTCCAAGAGGACGAGGAAGAAGAAGACATATCCTCCTGCTCGGGCAGGGAAGAATTGGGTCCCCCACTGAACCGAAGAGGCTCTCGCTCAGAAGGGCGACTAAACCTCGCTCTGCAAGAGCGGCTGGCTGAAACAGAGAGGCGTAAACCTCCCTCAATAGCCTCTGTCAGCAAG AAGCCACTCGAGCAAAAATGGCAACCAGCGAAGAGTTCCAGCCTCTGCGAACGTAGTGAGGAAACAGACCTCATTCCAACAACAATAATCACGGACTCCTCCACAATCACTATACCGATAATCACAACTAGTGCCCCCCTGGACTGCGTCGCCGCCCCTAAATACAAGACGATGCCCTCGCCCACCAGAAGCAGCACGG GTTCCGGGGCGCTGCAACTCAACGAAATCTTCGAGGAAGGCGCAGAGGCGGACGCCCAGAGAGCACACTCGGCGGCGCGCTTTGTTAAGCGGATTCCATACGAACAGAGGCGTAGCAAGTTCCACAAGTCAAGGACCGCCTCATGCAGCTCATCAGATGCGAGCGATGATGACAGCGAGAAGAGGAAGAAAAGGGCGCATAAATTGAATCCCACGCCCACCAAACCGATACAGAACCGGCGTGACAGCTACGACGACAGTAGCGACTCACAG GAACCCGGCACTGGGGCGGGCACCGGTGGCGCCAACCGCCAGACTCTTGATCCAGTTTCGAGCGATAAAAGCGGGGGTGGCACCACCGGAGGCGGACAGAATGATAATGGCGGCGGCACCCATAACGATGGTGGCCGCAAAAATGCCGCTAATGGCCCGGTGACCATAGGAAGGCGGCACAAGGCCGGCAGACGAAGAAGCGGCGAAACGAGGCTCAGAGAGAGTCAATCATTGAATCGTATCACCGAGGTGCAAGAAGACAACACTCATGCCTTGGTCATTTCCACCACCGTGGTGGCGACCACGCCCAAGGTCAAGGGAATCGGCGCGCGTATTCTGCAGGGCCTGTCCATGTCTGGCAAGAAACAACCGGTCGAACACGTGTCCAGGAAGGATACAGTCAAGAGTTGCGGTGAAAGCGGAGATGCTGCAAGCCACAAACTTGCTCAGGCTGATAAGAAGAAGCTGCGCCTCTTGGGCAAATATTTCCAG GTCCATAAGAAGCTCTGCATTCCGCTACCGGTGCTGTTTAATAAGAACGCTCGGCTTTATAAAGCACAGTCATGTGGCTCTTTGGTGCGCGACAAAGTAAACAGTGGCAACGCTAACAAGACGGAACCGACGTTGCGCTGCAGACAACGTGCTGTCAGTGTCTTCCGCAACAGCATGGGCATGGAGGACTTTGACCGTAACCCGAAGGACGCGCGGCGCAAATCCGCCACTGTTGTTCAGCTGAATAATGTGTGTAACGAGTTGACCGGCATGTGCGCTATCCACCTGGAACAGACCTCCAAGTGCAGTTTCTGTTGA
- the LOC136349253 gene encoding 15-hydroxyprostaglandin dehydrogenase [NAD(+)]-like, with translation MDLKGKVAIVTGGASGYGREYCKELFKQGCKISICDINADAGEDLLHQLSKNVKDRVIFIPCDVTDYMQFEEAFQTTITQLGAVDIVINNASVMNDRLWELEVDVNLNGVIRGLLLAFRFLGKDRGGPGGVVVNAGSSCCKNPLVSLPVYTATKHAVAALTRCYGDVYHVNLTGVRVIALCPTPTETEIGGDPRKRILSGEYEQAWLRDTASGAPVKAEKLGKALVEVIQNAKSGTSWLVSNDHPPKELSLV, from the exons ATGgatttaaaaggaaaagtgGCTATTGTGACCGGCGGGGCTTCTGGCTATGGCCGGGAGTACTGCAAGGAGCTCTTCAAGCAGGGCTGCAAG ATTTCAATCTGCGACATTAACGCGGACGCCGGCGAGGATTTACTCCACCAGCTGTCAAAGAACGTTAAGGACCGCGTCATTTTCATCCCCTGTGATGTCACTGATTATATGCAATTCGAAG AGGCATTTCAAACCACCATTACCCAGCTGGGAGCAGTGGACATTGTCATCAACAATGCCTCGGTCATGAACGATCGCTTGTGGGAACTGGAAGTGGACGTGAATTTGAACGGGGTTATTAGGGGGCTACTGCTCGCATTTAGATTCCTAGGCAAAGATCGGGGTGGCCCAGGAGGGGTTGTGGTCAACGCTGGCTCTAGTTGCTGCAAAAATCCTTTAGTGTCTCTACCA GTCTATACGGCCACAAAGCATGCAGTTGCAGCTCTTACTCGCTGCTATGGGGATGTTTACCACGTCAATTTGACAGGGGTGAGAGTGATTGCTCTCTGTCCCACCCCCACTGAAACTGAAATAGGGGGTGATCCCCGGAAGAGGATTTTGAGCGGCGAGTATGAGCAGGCGTGGCTAAGAGACACTGCCAGCGGGGCACCAGTCAA AGCTGAAAAACTTGGCAAAGCTCTAGTGGAGGTGATCCAAAATGCTAAGAGCGGTACGAGTTGGTTGGTTAGCAACGATCATCCTCCAAAAGAGTTGTCTTTAGTGTAA